In Gymnogyps californianus isolate 813 chromosome 12, ASM1813914v2, whole genome shotgun sequence, the genomic window TTTTGTAATTTCAGGAGTCCTAAGCTACTTAAAGGAGACCTTTACTCACACACCAAGTTATGATATGAGCCCAGCTATGCTGAATGTACTAGTAAAAATGATGCTTGCACAAGCTCAAGAGTGTGTTTTTGAGCAGATTGGTCTTCCTGGAATACGCAATGAGTTTTTCACACTAGTGAAAATGACACAGGAAGTTGCCAAGGTAAAATATGAGACTTAAAatttagtctttaaaataactgtttacaGTGCTGTGTTACTAGCTATAGCCTCTAGTAATATTAACAGAATTTATTAAACCTAAATGTTAACAACCATTACTGAAAACCAAGAGTAACAAGGGACAGCTCACAAGCTACAATGAGAATCACAACCTTTCAGAAGATAAAAACGCAAATAGGATATGAATGTGCTTTCTGAGCCATTTCAGAGTAGCAGACATATGATTGGTTTCATACTAGATAAATGGGCAAAGCCTTTCCTACCAACCCTGTAAAGCCACCCTGACTTATCTATAGGATTGATCAGCTGCAGGGAAAAGATTTTTGGATTCTGTCAGGTGGAGTTGTTTGATCCATTAAAGCAGCATTCACTGCttgaaaagctattttatttcctctgcatACAGCAGAGTAGCCCAGTTTTAACTAAACTACGCAAACTTAAGGCTAGATATGACTCCACAGTTTCAGAAGTGAAGCACAAACCTACTGTTTGTAGGTAATGTGCTTCACCCTTTTTCTCAGCTGAATTAACCCAATGAGAtgtatttgtaaattaaaaccTGTTGATTATATGGTGGTTTTATTGAACTCTGAAGCCGTATAGATTGACTGACTTAGTCCATCTGTTCTTGTACAAAATTGATTCACTTTTCTTGTAAGGGAAAAATCAGAGATGGAATTTCAAATTTTCTCAAAACTTATTTCCAACCCTTTctaacaatctttttttttttcttcttcccctctttgATGTGATGCACATGAAATTATCTTAAGGCTGAATATAATATCCCTTAGTTGAGCTCATAATAACTAACGTTAAATTTTCGTACTTCaattctgtgctttattttaggTGGGAGAGGTTTACATGCTGGTTAACACTGCAATGAATCAGGAACCAGTGAAAGAGAATATCCCCTATTCCTGGTCTAAACTGGCTCAAATAAAGTCAGACCATTACAAAGCTCTGGCGCATTACTTCATTGCCACCATTCTGTGTGACCATGAATGTAAGAATCATACATTTTCtatatattcatataaataacaataataaacacATAAACAGTTATAATTTGGTCTATGAATAAGACTAGAAGCCAGGAACTTTGGAGTGTCAATATATGTTAATTTGTGGCCATTTTCCCATTCAGATATGAGGTCATGCTTTTTTTATCCTTTACAGAAGAATGTGAAAGTTCAATAAACTAActtttgcagaaacaaaagaaatattttatccaTTATATGCTACTAAATTGTTCAATTCTTGTCAATATGTTCTGGCATGTAAGTATTACTTGCATAGTGCAGATGATAAAACTGATAGAAGTCCTAAAAACTTGAAATTCCCATCAATGTATATATGTCTAAAAATATTTGACTGCATTTGGAGAGAAGGTAGTAATAACTACATAACAATACACCTAAAGGAACAGGGCACCAAGAGGTGTGTAATGGTTAATGTTCTATATCAATTATTACAGTGCAGTCTGGTGATGATGAAGATCAGCAGGAGAAAGCCTTGTCCCAGTTGTATGACTACATGCCTGAAGGACTGATGGTTCTTACCGTTTTAAAGGACAAAGTTCAGAGAAAACAATTAGGTAACTGCCAGTTTCACCCAGCTACTAGATAGAATTTGAAAATTACCTTGTATTTATTGTCTGTGGATGACAACCAacagtttctaatttttttttcagggaaagcGCATTTACGCAAAGCCATTGTTTACCATGAAGAAGCTCTAAGAGTGTGTGGTCTGTGCAAAAAGCTTCGAAACATTGATGTTCTTCAGGAGGTTCTGGCAGCCGCACACAAGCGCTCACTTCTCAAATATGCTCAGCAAGAGACAGAAGATGACTTTCTCAGTCTAATTCAGGCTCCAGATATCCTTTGTAAGTGTACACAGCTAGAAATAAAGGGTATCTAACCATACATGTATATGCTTTCATGAGGATATgcctttattttatatatatatatgtatacatatataatatgcATCCATacataatataaataatgtacAAGTTATATACTGTACATTTGAGTTCAGATTCCTTGCATGTTTCCTCAATCAcagataaatgtattttgttacagctgctttgcagtgtTTCTGTCTCTGGCCACATAATTTTCTGGGGTAGATAACAATGGTTATTATTTagaatttggctttttttggtgACTATCTTGTGAGCtagaaaaaatgaggaaacttTAAAAGCTAAAATCATACGGGGGAAAACTAATAACTGTTTCTTGTAGCACAACTCTTATACTGGTCTAAATTGTTAACTCAATTTGACTGCTATTGGTTCTTCCTACCTTAGTCCAGCTCATCCAACTCTTTCCTCTTTGGAAGCAGTGGGAAAGAACGAGCGCTGATTTTAAGTATTTctcatagaaaaataaattaaagaggAGAATGGCATAGTTTTGTTTGGATGGATTGTTTTGAGTTTTCTGTATTGATACTGTGAGctctgaagatatttttaaggTGATTCAGATATTTGTCTTACAGATTTCcacaaaaattagtttttctaCAGCCTGGTAAGAATTTAGGAGAAATTTCTATCTAGCTTggaatgcaagaaaaataaatttgtatgtCTTTTAACTAATACTtgagagaaaatgaatttgtttttctttttgttttagctAAAACGGAGCACAAAATAGAAACAATCGCTCCTCAGTTTTCCAAGGTGAAAGTTAAAGACTTCTTTCACAGGCTGGTACGTAACATGCTAATGCCGAGCAACCTCTGTCATTTTGCTAGCAAGCAGAAATTCACTCTAATGTGGGGGAAGGGACACAAGTCTTTTAGCCTGAAAAAATGATCCTGTAgtaactgggtttttttcagaagttattgGAGAGATCACTCCTAGCTTCAGAGGTATAAGTCAACTTGAGACTAGTAAAGAATAAAAGTGCCATTTGTACATGGCTTTGCACAGCATGCACTCTTGATAACCTTCATGAAAGTCCCATGAAGTTTCAATGGATAATTGCATACAACTTAAAGGCGGGGAGAAACGTGTAGTACTTGGAGATGGGCATGCAGAATGTGTAACGTTGGATGCTACAAAACCAGTCTTTCAGGTGGCTCTGTGTGTATTGGTGGGCAAAGGGAACTGGGAGTTGCCGTTAGGATCAGAATATGCACTGTTTCATGAATCAATTTCTCTCCTCCAAAATGGAGTAATACAGGACCTTAGAGCCTGCTGCAGCCAAAAGATTCTGCACACCTTAACAGAGATCTCGGAACAACTTGGCAGTTGCTCTTATCCCACTTTGTTTGAACTATCACCTGAAGAGTCATGAAGTAGGGCTGAGCACTTCAGGGGACATCTTAAACTTCTGGAATAAAACTCAGTGTTCCATGTCAATGGAAGTAGCTGAAAGTTAACCTGACTAAAATGTACATAAGATGAGCTTAAAGCattataacttaaaaaaatagaaatgcttaCTTAGGAATGACAGTAAACCATAATGTGCCTGCTGCTATGCTACCTCCAGGGCCCGCTGACAGTGTTCTCAGCCAAGCAGAGATGGACGGCTCCACGTACCATTCGCATCCACCATGAAGCAGGAGAGCTAGGATTCAGTCTTAAAGGAGGTTCGCCAGTACAGATTTATTGTCTTGATCCGGTTTGTTCTGCAGCGGTAAGTACATTGGTGCAATATTAACAATCTCCAGACTCTAGCATTACAGTCTTTTAAATGTAACTTTAGCTTGTTCATACTGGTGTATAGAGTATTTATTGAGTTCTACTATACATCAGTATAGTCAATTCATATAATCTGAACATGTTTTCAGTGCTATATACACCTTAGATGTTAGAGTATCCGTATCCCTGACATCACATTAAACTAGAGttgatttcttcctctgttcaCACTTAATAGATAAAAATTCccaaataataaaagcaaatgttattCCCCATCTAATTCAGGAAGTTGGAAGGGATAAAGGCTTTAGAAAGTAGCAACAACAATAAGGATGAGGAtcaggaagggaaagcaaagtAGCATGTGcccaaggaaaaagaagggaaagaacaTATTATTGGCTTCTGATATGTTGTTcgtttggggggaaaaaacaaagggatAAAGCAGCAcgcagagctgagcacagttTAGCTATAGGAAAGGGAGAAGCAACCACAgaagtacaaataaaaatatggaagaaatagaagtaaaaactggagaaaatatCTCATGGGGGACAATAGGGTGGCAAAAAACAGGTTTCATTTACTTaaggagaaaagtgaaaaggacATAAAAAGAGCCAACATTTGAGTATGCCAGAATCACATTTATCAATGGTAACTTAAATAGGTAATTTGTGTACTTGAAAAAGTTGTGTGTTTCTATGTTATGTACACACTTTTGTTCCACGTGTCTGGCTAGACAATGGTTTTACAGCATCTGAGAGGGAAATGCCTTTAGGGCAGATAGTGTATgatgacaaaaacattttacGCATCTTTATAATTCCAGATAATAACCTTTGCAAAATTTTTTGACAGTCGATGGGCCTAAAAGAAGGTGACTACATTGTTTCAGTTGGTGGCGTGGATTGCAAGTGGCTTGGAGTGAATGAGGTGCTGGAAAAATTCAAAAGCATGGGAGAGCAGCCCATTGAGATTGAGGTTATCAGTTGCCAGGATACAGCGGCATCTATGGTTTGTAATGAGGCAAATATGTTTTGCAGATTGGATATGTGAgagttttttcactttcctgGCTTCAGTCCCTGATTAATGTTTACTTTCATGTAGTCAGCTATCCCACTCCACCAGTGAATATATAAAGCATTCAGGCATGTGTTCAGTTTTAAACAGACTGTTTAAATCATCATGACTTAGCAAGCTAAAGTATAGTCTGTGCGCATAAGAACGGTTGGgtggtgaggtttttttgtagtGGAGCTATTTAGATTAATTGCATTATAAATTCCAGGGCATATCTTATTTTCCCCTAACCTGTCCCAGAGGATGAAAATATTGGAAAAGCCACAATGAAACAATAGTGGAATGAAATAGAACATCCAAGACTACATGCTTATTTTCTATGCACTGTTAACGTAAATGATCCATGACTTTTGTATTAGATCATGGattaatgtatgtattttttattttggtggaCTTTAACGGTCTAGCCAGTTACTAAGTTGCTGTAGAAGCTTTAGACTAAGGAAGAATGAtcacaagattaaaaaatgttaagctCTAAATAACTTAAACTTATTTGTAGTATGAGAGAACCTGTAGTTCAGCTAAATCTACTGCTTCATGCTTCTAACATTCCCTGGCAAGCTTAGGCACTGAAGTATTGTTGCCTTAGAAGTGATCAAGGTGCTCTTACTGCTGTTaggttttcctcttttgtttaaGAAGTTGATTTTCCTTATTGAAAATAAGGAATTGCACACCTGCCGTTCCAAACTGCTACCGGAAACAAAAGGCTAGAATATAATCAAATTGCTTCAGGACACAGCTAAGATAAGACAGAGAAGGCTGTGCCTTTCAGGTATCCCAAAGAATGTCCCACAGTAGCTCTTGTTGTCATAGTTGCAATCAACATGGAACCTGtccaaagacagcaaaaagacTCCCCTTCAGAGATTTGTGCAAGAACTACATACTTAAGCTTTGTAGAGATGTTAGTGTATGTATCGCGTAGTTATGCTAGAAGCCAGTAAATGCTAACTATAACACAACCCATGGAAAAGATTCATGAGCCCCTTTATGCTTTGCATAGTATACCCTTGAGTCTACATGGGCAAAATACCAGAATCGCAGCGCTCTGAAGGGCCTAATGTTCAGTTAATATGTCATTAGCACAGAAAGCTTGCTGTAGTCTGCCCTGGAAAACTATTTGCACAGTAAccttttgttattttcaaaattttgacCCATTTTGGGTGACTGATTCTTATaatgcttctctttttcctacAGCATAGTAAGAGTGCAACTTATTCTGTGGGAATGCAGAAGACGTACTCCTTAATCTGTTTAGCCATGGAAGAGGATAAGATTGATCAGACCAAGAAAGCGCCTCTGAAACTGCCTTTTCTAAGTTGGGGAACTAAAAATAGACAGAAAGCTGCAAGCACCCTCTGCCTTCCTTCAGCTGTGGCTGGAAGTTCTCAGATTAAGAAGAAGCTTTCTCCCTTCACACTTCTGAATACAGAAAGTTCATTGTACTGAATCTTTCAGAAGGATCTGTTaagataacatttttctttaaaatgtatataaaaaattGATCGATTTTATCTTTATATATACGCGTGTATAAATTCAGACAAATGCCATTGACTTCATTTACGGTGTATTGAGCCACTATGAAAGTCAGAGGCTGGCAAAAACTGTAAGACTTAAATATTTGAAGGTTAGAATGAAGTGGTTTGGGAGGTATGCAATAACAAGATGTAGATGATAAAATTGCTTACAGAAGGACTGGATTCTTTggaatttcaaaatacagtatcATGACTAATTTTTTATAACTATGATAGAGGGGAGTTATTTATTACAAACTTGATGCTGCATGCAAAATAATAGGGGACACATTAAAGCATGATTTTGCTGTCAAAGTTTAGAGTCAATAATAAATCACTTCACACTACTTTAAAGAATTATCTTAACAAACCACAGGTGAGAGAGAATAACGTTATTCAGAGAAACTAGCCTTGCACCAAGGGGCAGTGTCATATAGTTGTGGTTTTTATGCATAGACATTCTCTTTCTGAGAGTACTGGGTGTATTCTACTGAATAGTTAATTTAATTCTGGAAGAGAATTAGAAGGCTTAGAAGTCAAAAGATCTTCTGAACTACAAAAGGCTTTTactctgctctttttctgatctaggttacattttaaatgcttgccGATTCAGTTGTTAAAAACAGGCTTTATTCCAAACTTGAAATTATTTAACCTACTTACCAAAAGACTTGTATCTTATTAGTCTTGATAAAATTGATAGCTGTGGAACAAATATCAAAACTGACATATTCCAGTATATTGTCAGAGTACATAAATTGTGATGCTTTAAAGTATGAGAAAAGAAGTACTTGTGAGTCTAAGTGgcagaatatttatttactgtcactccaagtaaaacaaacaaatagatataaaatcctcctcctccccttggAACAATTAATGAGCAAGTATTGGCTATATATATTAAGgagggagacaaaaaaaaactCTGTGAGCATTTCTTTGAGATTCTTCTATTTTCTGAAATTGAAAGTAATTGAAAATTGCTAACACTGTAGTGTTAGTTAACATTGCCATCTACAGAGTAGATACATGCTGTTTGATACTCAAAACTTAAGGGGAAAGTTTGCGTCTGGGTGTAAACTTTAAagttgtcatttatttttagtttcttacGTAATAGGTGTAAATATGTTGATGACActtatttaagaataaaaatcagatgCTGCCATTTAACTAGTAGCTTTTTGATTCTGCTACAGCTTGGATGATACAGCATAATTTACAGGTTTTCACTATTTACTGCTGGCATACCTCTTGCCTGTTTCTGTAATGTTGCTTACAAAGATCTCAGAAACTGTCTTTCTTAAAAGCTTATATTGTATAATACAGGAACTTATAAATTATAGTCTAAAACTTGCTTCCTTACAAAGAGCGTTAACATATTTCTAGAGTTTCCCTATAAAGGTTACATAAAAAAGAAGTTGTAAATTACTTGTGACTCACCTATCCTTAGTTATTCTTCATGTGTATTTGTAGTAGCACTTTTTAGACACTCAAGCAGCAGCAGTCATATACTGATACACAAGACCCTGCCATAGAATATTCCATACAGAAGAGATTTACTTTGCATGTATGGCTAAAATTACTATCCAGCTAATGAAGTCTTTAGCAAAGTCAAATGCATCACCCTTCCAGCTCTTTATTTCTCTTAGCCCACTATGATAGTcttcctgcaaatattttcccCCTTAGCTGCATGATTAACTGCCTTTCCATTCCCATCATCACAGTCACTAGTCCTTGAGGAAAGGG contains:
- the RHPN2 gene encoding rhophilin-2, yielding MTDALPPRGCQAAEPAEDGYFRKGCNPLAETGRSKLQNQRAVLNQQILRAVRMRAGAENLLRATTNNKVREQVLLELSFVNSDLQILKEELEGLNISVEVYQNTEETFSIPLVPLGLKETKEVDFTLPLKDFILEHYSEDSSEYEDEIADLMDLRQACRTPSRDEAGIEMLISYFLQLGYVENRFFPPTRHMGVLFTWYDSFTGVPVCQQNLLLEKASILFNIGALYTQIGTRCNRQTQAGLENAVDAFQRAAGVLSYLKETFTHTPSYDMSPAMLNVLVKMMLAQAQECVFEQIGLPGIRNEFFTLVKMTQEVAKVGEVYMLVNTAMNQEPVKENIPYSWSKLAQIKSDHYKALAHYFIATILCDHELQSGDDEDQQEKALSQLYDYMPEGLMVLTVLKDKVQRKQLGKAHLRKAIVYHEEALRVCGLCKKLRNIDVLQEVLAAAHKRSLLKYAQQETEDDFLSLIQAPDILSKTEHKIETIAPQFSKVKVKDFFHRLGPLTVFSAKQRWTAPRTIRIHHEAGELGFSLKGGSPVQIYCLDPVCSAASMGLKEGDYIVSVGGVDCKWLGVNEVLEKFKSMGEQPIEIEVISCQDTAASMHSKSATYSVGMQKTYSLICLAMEEDKIDQTKKAPLKLPFLSWGTKNRQKAASTLCLPSAVAGSSQIKKKLSPFTLLNTESSLY